A single Paenibacillus sp. FSL R5-0517 DNA region contains:
- a CDS encoding amidase, whose product MNDQWNSIVNQVIVEPTGQGRLNGLSYMVKDVYAVRGNTNGAGNPCWLQTHGPEAEHAETLNLLLQQGARLTGMTHTDELMFSLNGENVHYGTPVNPRAPDRIPGGSSSGSAVAVAAGLTDFSLGTDTGGSVRVPSSYCGIYGMRPSHGLVSAKGVIPLAPSFDTVGWMARDLETLCRVGEVLLPQTDSGTGFSRVLIGEDAWELADTESKEALTPYLKLLCGMAASHETVRIAPQGLPEWMTMFRTIQGYEIWQEHGAWIEREQPTFGPDTAGRFSWASTVERADQEKAAKRRVEVCKHMADLLRTDTVLVIPTTTGAAPKLGLGGPLIEERRVKTMRLTCISGLSGLPQLTIPAAEVLGCPVGISIIAGPGQDQRLLEWATSFLSAVHSEVKG is encoded by the coding sequence ATGAATGACCAATGGAACTCCATTGTCAACCAGGTGATCGTTGAACCGACAGGACAGGGTAGGCTGAACGGACTCAGCTATATGGTCAAGGATGTATATGCCGTCCGTGGCAATACAAATGGCGCGGGTAATCCGTGTTGGCTCCAGACGCATGGACCCGAGGCGGAACACGCGGAAACGCTCAACCTGTTATTGCAGCAAGGAGCAAGGCTAACGGGCATGACGCATACGGATGAGCTGATGTTCAGCTTGAATGGTGAAAATGTTCATTATGGAACACCAGTGAATCCAAGGGCTCCCGATCGCATCCCTGGCGGTTCATCGAGCGGATCGGCGGTTGCTGTCGCCGCTGGGCTTACTGACTTCTCCCTTGGAACGGATACGGGAGGATCGGTCCGTGTGCCATCTTCGTACTGTGGAATTTATGGAATGCGTCCATCGCATGGCCTTGTCTCCGCGAAAGGCGTTATCCCACTCGCTCCCAGCTTCGACACCGTCGGCTGGATGGCACGTGATCTCGAGACGCTGTGCCGGGTAGGAGAAGTGCTTTTGCCGCAGACAGACTCGGGTACAGGCTTCAGCCGGGTGCTCATCGGTGAGGATGCGTGGGAGCTTGCTGACACGGAGAGCAAAGAGGCACTTACCCCTTACCTGAAGTTGCTTTGCGGCATGGCTGCGAGCCATGAAACTGTTCGCATCGCCCCGCAGGGTCTACCAGAATGGATGACCATGTTCAGGACGATCCAGGGTTATGAAATATGGCAGGAGCACGGGGCCTGGATTGAACGTGAGCAGCCGACCTTCGGACCAGATACGGCCGGGCGATTCTCCTGGGCAAGCACCGTTGAACGTGCCGATCAGGAGAAGGCAGCCAAACGCCGGGTTGAGGTGTGCAAGCACATGGCTGACCTGCTCAGAACGGATACGGTGCTTGTGATTCCGACGACGACTGGAGCGGCCCCGAAGTTGGGCTTGGGTGGGCCTTTAATTGAAGAACGAAGAGTGAAAACGATGCGTTTAACCTGCATTTCCGGCTTGTCGGGTCTGCCGCAACTTACGATTCCGGCTGCGGAGGTACTGGGCTGCCCGGTCGGTATTTCGATCATTGCCGGTCCGGGACAAGATCAACGTCTGCTGGAATGGGCCACATCCTTTCTTTCAGCAGTACATTCTGAAGTAAAAGGATAA
- a CDS encoding ABC transporter substrate-binding protein — protein MNKYRQKGTVVLLAAIFSLSTLLAACGNQPTAENASAAGGSEELTAITQVTNWFAQAEHGGLYAAKEQGYYNEAGLDMTIQAGGPQVSPTQIVASGKAQFGLATADQLLVAREEGIPLVAIATIFQKSPQGLMVHANQNLSSLADLNNRSVYVGTGSVFWDFVKSKYQLGNVKELAYTGSLAPFVADETVAIQGYVTSEPYEMKQQNVDIDFLLLADAGYNPYSNVLFTTEQYIQDHPDIVRGYVEASMKGWDYYKTNYDTVNDVILKENPDFTKEKLNYAAEALIPFVYEGDAATHGVGYMTEERWTELGKQLKEIGALKEEPDVSKVFTDEFLPNS, from the coding sequence ATGAACAAGTACAGACAAAAGGGAACTGTCGTTTTACTCGCAGCAATATTTTCCTTATCCACATTGCTCGCGGCTTGCGGGAATCAGCCAACGGCTGAGAATGCCTCTGCTGCAGGGGGAAGCGAGGAACTCACGGCAATTACACAGGTGACGAACTGGTTTGCACAAGCAGAGCATGGGGGACTGTATGCGGCAAAGGAACAAGGATATTACAATGAGGCTGGTCTCGATATGACCATCCAGGCAGGTGGGCCGCAGGTGTCTCCAACACAGATTGTGGCTTCAGGCAAGGCGCAGTTCGGACTGGCAACAGCGGATCAATTGCTGGTCGCTCGTGAAGAAGGAATCCCTCTTGTAGCGATTGCAACGATATTCCAGAAAAGCCCGCAGGGACTTATGGTTCATGCCAATCAGAACCTGTCCTCCCTGGCCGATTTGAACAACCGCTCCGTATACGTGGGGACAGGCTCGGTGTTTTGGGATTTTGTGAAGAGTAAGTACCAATTGGGTAACGTGAAGGAATTGGCTTATACCGGTTCTTTGGCTCCTTTTGTAGCCGATGAAACGGTTGCCATTCAGGGATATGTAACCAGTGAGCCGTACGAGATGAAGCAGCAGAATGTAGACATTGATTTCCTGCTACTGGCGGATGCCGGTTATAACCCGTATTCCAATGTGCTGTTCACCACGGAGCAGTATATCCAGGATCATCCTGATATTGTGCGTGGTTATGTCGAGGCTTCGATGAAGGGCTGGGATTATTACAAAACCAATTATGATACCGTGAATGACGTCATTTTAAAGGAAAACCCTGATTTTACGAAAGAAAAGCTGAACTATGCCGCAGAAGCGCTTATCCCGTTTGTATATGAAGGTGATGCGGCGACACATGGTGTTGGCTACATGACAGAGGAACGCTGGACGGAGCTCGGAAAGCAGCTTAAGGAGATTGGGGCATTGAAAGAGGAGCCTGATGTCAGCAAAGTATTTACGGATGAGTTCTTGCCGAATTCCTAA
- a CDS encoding creatininase family protein, protein MFQRYEGTAWEERFLPRLTSKQVQELPKDKALIILPVGAVEQHGPHLPVYTDTLIGEATLSQTLERVRADKEIWLLPPVSYGKSNEHIGLPGTISLSASTLHAIMLDIAESLKASGFRKLLLFNTHGGNADLLNTVSREIRIRTGMMVFYLSPGSLNVAEDLLSSEELEYGIHGGDYETSLVMSIKPDWVNKEFLVKELPDMSSYRFLTLEGKIRFAWKMADISATGIAGDATTATPEKGSIIQDRISTILSEALEELCDFEITDVRGTEPVQQPAGSTL, encoded by the coding sequence ATGTTTCAACGATATGAAGGAACAGCGTGGGAGGAGCGATTTTTGCCCCGTCTTACAAGCAAACAGGTTCAAGAACTGCCGAAGGATAAGGCGCTGATTATTCTCCCAGTCGGAGCTGTGGAGCAGCATGGCCCCCATCTGCCTGTATATACGGACACTTTGATTGGGGAAGCGACATTATCACAAACGCTGGAGCGGGTGCGGGCGGATAAGGAAATCTGGCTGCTGCCTCCGGTCTCGTATGGCAAAAGCAATGAACATATCGGACTTCCGGGCACGATTTCCTTATCTGCGAGCACACTGCATGCCATCATGCTGGACATTGCAGAAAGTCTGAAGGCTAGTGGTTTTCGCAAGTTACTGTTGTTTAACACCCATGGCGGCAACGCGGATTTGCTAAATACGGTATCACGAGAAATACGGATCAGAACGGGGATGATGGTTTTCTATCTCAGTCCCGGCAGTCTGAATGTGGCAGAGGATCTCCTGTCTTCCGAGGAGCTGGAATACGGTATTCATGGTGGCGATTATGAGACCTCTCTCGTGATGTCCATCAAACCGGACTGGGTGAACAAGGAGTTCCTCGTCAAAGAACTTCCTGATATGTCCTCTTACCGCTTTCTTACATTAGAAGGGAAAATTCGTTTCGCCTGGAAGATGGCTGATATCTCCGCTACCGGCATTGCTGGTGATGCTACGACGGCCACGCCTGAGAAAGGTAGCATTATTCAGGATAGAATCTCAACGATTTTGTCAGAGGCGCTGGAGGAACTGTGTGATTTTGAAATCACCGATGTCCGCGGGACTGAACCGGTTCAGCAGCCAGCAGGAAGCACTCTGTGA
- a CDS encoding FAD-binding oxidoreductase, producing MNEHWIAVLKERMDPELLHWEEAALAKYSMDYHHFSPVLASQLQGKVAECIASPRTEEELDDLLSIAAELGVPLTIRGNGTGNYGQCVPVTGGIVLNLAKYNKVLEMGEGTMRIQAGARLGKMESTARKAGYELRTMPSTFQSATIGGFLCGGFGGIGSISWGTIWDGLVRSLKIKTVEVHPRTIELQGDEVLPYLHTYGTIGILSEVEINLAPRVEWMQWAVTFDRFEQAFRFGQSVAEDNSLVKRLISIHEWPVPSYFLPLDLPADHAVALLEVDTANESQLERILSEYGGHLAMKVSAEQYHKGVGVSDFTWNHTTLWARKADPDLTYLQLNFDPSSALEQISSMKKEYPEVMNHIEFARQNGNLLISGLPLVPFTTEENLNQLMECYEKNRVIVNNPHTWDLKEGGRSYAHDRLWEIKHRNDPKGILNQEKLKRSAVSGI from the coding sequence ATGAATGAACATTGGATAGCCGTATTGAAAGAACGCATGGATCCGGAATTGCTGCATTGGGAGGAGGCGGCGCTTGCCAAATATTCGATGGATTATCATCACTTCTCTCCTGTGCTGGCCAGTCAGCTGCAGGGTAAGGTCGCCGAGTGCATCGCCAGTCCGCGCACCGAGGAAGAACTTGACGATCTGCTCTCCATAGCAGCAGAGCTGGGAGTTCCGCTAACCATCAGGGGGAACGGCACCGGCAACTATGGCCAATGTGTTCCGGTCACAGGCGGAATCGTCCTGAATCTGGCCAAATACAACAAGGTGCTCGAAATGGGAGAAGGCACGATGCGGATCCAGGCCGGGGCCAGACTCGGCAAAATGGAATCTACTGCCCGCAAGGCAGGTTACGAGCTGCGTACGATGCCTTCCACCTTTCAATCCGCGACGATCGGCGGTTTTTTATGCGGCGGTTTTGGCGGCATCGGTTCGATCAGCTGGGGAACGATCTGGGATGGGCTGGTACGTTCTCTAAAAATCAAGACTGTTGAGGTTCATCCCCGTACCATTGAGCTCCAGGGGGACGAAGTGCTGCCTTACCTGCATACTTACGGTACAATCGGCATTTTGTCCGAAGTGGAAATCAATCTGGCTCCCCGAGTGGAATGGATGCAATGGGCAGTGACCTTTGACCGTTTTGAACAGGCTTTTCGCTTCGGGCAGTCGGTAGCTGAGGACAATTCCTTGGTGAAACGGCTAATTTCCATCCATGAATGGCCGGTACCATCCTATTTTCTTCCGCTTGATCTCCCCGCTGACCATGCTGTCGCATTACTGGAAGTGGATACAGCCAACGAATCCCAGCTTGAACGTATCCTATCGGAGTATGGAGGGCACTTGGCTATGAAGGTCTCTGCCGAACAGTATCACAAAGGTGTAGGTGTCTCCGATTTCACATGGAATCATACAACTTTGTGGGCGCGCAAGGCAGATCCTGACTTGACTTACCTGCAGCTCAATTTTGACCCCTCTAGTGCCCTTGAGCAAATCTCATCAATGAAAAAGGAATATCCGGAAGTGATGAATCATATCGAGTTTGCCCGGCAAAACGGAAATTTGCTGATCTCCGGCTTGCCGCTGGTTCCCTTCACAACGGAGGAGAACCTGAATCAGCTGATGGAATGTTACGAGAAAAACCGCGTTATCGTCAACAATCCGCATACATGGGATTTGAAGGAAGGCGGGCGATCATACGCCCATGATCGATTGTGGGAAATTAAACATCGCAATGACCCGAAGGGAATTTTGAATCAGGAGAAATTAAAGCGTTCGGCAGTTA
- a CDS encoding fumarylacetoacetate hydrolase family protein encodes MKLVSLKHGDGEQAAIEHAERFFLLEEINRAEGSSWGTSVMEILQQSQLEELIQWYQKHGDRAVSSIPFIPSKEATAAPLFRHPRKIWGIGMNYVQKAIDLASTPPEREPVCFMKPDSSLIGPEEYIQLTAQDVNVTSEAELGIIIGRTCKNVPEERAQEVIAGFAATLDMTNQDIHARNPRFLQRSKVFDTFFSLGPQLITPDEISDLQSLVVETVLNDEVIHSNTVSRMMYHPWFIVSYFSQMMTLYPGDVIMTGTPGSVRIQQGDVAECRISGFMTLRNPVGEVVQIISNFPWGVVMR; translated from the coding sequence GTGAAGCTCGTCAGTCTGAAACACGGCGATGGTGAACAGGCCGCGATTGAACATGCGGAACGATTCTTTCTTCTAGAGGAGATCAATAGGGCGGAAGGAAGCTCATGGGGCACCTCCGTTATGGAGATCTTGCAGCAAAGCCAGCTAGAGGAGCTAATCCAGTGGTATCAGAAGCACGGGGATAGAGCAGTTTCATCAATACCTTTCATACCTTCAAAAGAAGCCACAGCTGCTCCTCTCTTCCGCCACCCTCGTAAAATATGGGGAATTGGCATGAATTATGTGCAAAAAGCGATCGATCTCGCATCTACTCCTCCAGAGCGTGAGCCAGTCTGCTTCATGAAGCCGGACTCAAGCCTGATCGGGCCGGAAGAGTATATCCAGCTGACGGCTCAGGATGTGAATGTGACATCAGAAGCAGAGCTTGGCATTATCATCGGCCGAACCTGCAAAAATGTGCCGGAAGAACGTGCGCAGGAGGTCATTGCAGGTTTTGCCGCAACGCTGGATATGACTAACCAGGACATTCACGCACGGAACCCGAGATTCCTGCAGCGATCCAAGGTATTCGATACATTCTTCAGTCTTGGACCACAACTAATAACACCTGATGAAATAAGTGATCTGCAGAGCCTCGTCGTTGAAACGGTGTTGAATGATGAGGTTATTCATAGCAATACGGTGTCTCGCATGATGTATCATCCATGGTTCATTGTCTCGTATTTTTCACAGATGATGACTCTCTATCCGGGTGATGTGATCATGACAGGCACACCCGGGTCCGTCCGGATTCAGCAAGGAGATGTGGCCGAGTGTAGAATCAGTGGCTTTATGACGCTTCGAAATCCGGTAGGGGAAGTCGTACAAATCATCAGTAATTTTCCTTGGGGAGTGGTAATGAGATGA